CCAATATGGCCCGTAATTCTGTATCTGTCATCAATAACCTGTCCAATCTTAAGTTTTGTCTCAAAATACAAACTTACTCCCCCTTTTCGCAAAAAAAAGAGAAAGCTTCCGCCATTAACGTTCTTACCGCAAAATACGGTCACGTTAATAACGGGATGCTTTCCCTTAGAAAATTAAAATTTGTTTGATTAGTATTTAATCATATAAAGTGTAATTTCATCACGATTATGGAATAGCTGCTTTGCACGCTGAATCTGCATGCGCTCCCCTTCAAACATCGCAATAATTTCTTTGATCATCGCAAGTGGTTTCTTATGCATCAGTTTTACGGTCACAATGGCCGTCCCACCCGGTGACAGACTGTGGAGTAACCCGGTTACTAGCTTCGCCATCAGCTTAGGACTCCAGCTCATATCGCACACGAGCAGATCAAATTCATTGTCCCGGAATTTTACTTCTCCTGCGTTTTTACGAAGGATTTTCAAGCCCGGATAATTACGAAGGGACTCATGCATTAACGCAGGGTCAACCGCAGTAACCTTCATTCCACGTTCCAGTAAGAAAGAAGTCCACCCACCTGGAGAAGCACCAATATCTAACGCATTACGGAAGCTGTAAAAAGGAATATCAAACTCCTTCTCGGCTTCCATTAGTTTGAACTTGGCACGCGAGATTTGTCCATCCTCCTTACGGAAACGGATGGCACCACCATTCCAGCTAGATAAATTCGCTTCTGGTCTGGACACACCTGCATATAAGGCATTCCCGTCTGCGTAGACTGAAATAACCCAGGCTGGATCTTGCACAGTAAATTCTGCGCCTAAGTTCTGCAATTGCTCTTGGAGCCATTCACGAAGTTCTCCTGGACTGTCCTGCCAGAAGGAAGGATCACCTTTACGAACATTTAGGGATACCTTTTCACCCACAAGCTCAGTGTGGCGACTTAAATACACCGCCAAACGCTGTAGAGCTTCCATGGTTCCTTCATCCTGAAACTGAACAGGTTGTATATGACGCAGGAAAATGGGAAGATTCTGTGTGAGTAGGCGCGTTACTTCCTCTGGTTCAGATTGCAATGTAGCCAGAAAGATTTCTCCTGGTAGTAACAAGGTACTCTTCACAGCACCGAATAAACGGCGAAGCTCTTCTTGCGCATAAGGCGCAAATCCGTGATTAGCTGTACAAATATATCGGGAATACACTTCTTCTTCCGGAGCAATGTTCTGCTCTTCGGTATCTTGTCTTAAATCGTTCAAATCGTTTTGCCTCCAGGTCTAATTTTAATCCAGGGACGACCGCTATCCCATTCAACATCAACAGGAATATCATAAGTGGCCAAGATCATTTCTTTCGTTAATACTTCTTCTTTCGGTCCAGATCCAGCTAGCTTACCCTCACGGATTAAAGCAACATGCGTGAAAAGCGGGACAATTTCTTCCACATGGTGAGTTACGTATACTACAGAAACATTACGCTGTCTCAGCTTGTCTATTTCAGCCAGCATTTTTTCCCTTTCATATAGATCAAGGCCGGCACATGGCTCGTCCATAATTAATAGCTTAGGGTCAGCCATAAGACATCTTGCCAGCATAGCTTTTTTACGTTCCCCCTGTGACAAGGTCCCAAAAGGATGAAATGCCATATTGCCTAGATTCATATCTTCCAGCATGCTGATTGCTTTCTCTTTTACTTCGGTGGGGATCGTCTCGTAGAAACGCAAATAAGCGTAAGCACCTGTTGCTACGACCTCCCACACCGGATCATTTAATGACATTTTTTCCATCAAGGAAGGCCCGATATAGCCAATTTCTTTACGAACCTCACGTATATCACATTGTCCATATTTATAACCCAGCACTTCTACAGTCCCTTTGCTAGGAAACAAATAACCAGTCATCATCTCTAAAATTGTGGTTTTACCGGAGCCATTCCGTCCCAAAATGACCCAGTTCTCACCTTCTTTAACTTCTAGCGACACATCGTCCAAGATTAAGCTTTCTTCCCTGCGGAGAGATAAATGTTGTAATGAAATGATTATGATATAACACTCCTTATGTATTCCAGCACTCGCTCAACTGAAACCATGGAATAATAAACTTTCGGATCATTTTCCCGTTCTGCAGAAGCTACAAGTAGTGCAGGAACGCTCGTAATACGATATTGTTGTACCAAATTCGGCAGCATGTTCACATTGCCTGCAACCATTTGAAGTTCAGCAGGCAATAGATGAGCCGCCACCTCTAACATCCGTTCAGCAGCCTTACAAGTACCGCACAGTGGAGTGTGTAAGAATACTACAAGCGGTTCTCCTGAACTCTTGAGCGCCTCCAGTAATTCCACTTCATTCATTACCTTCATTTCAAGTCCGTCTCCTCGGCGATATCGCGAAGCTTATCAGAACTCAGGGGACCATTTACCAAAAGCATCCCCTCAGGTTTAGCAGTATATAAGATCTCATACATTTCTTTTCGCCCCCACAGACTGGAAGTGTGCAAATAGATTTCTCGGGGGAACAGTCCTTCCAGTACGATCCGTCTGGCAACTTCTCCACCCGAATAATCACCCGGTCCCATATCGTAATCCAGTGATAAAATATCCACCTCGCACTCACGCAGCATTAGAAGACATTCTTCCGTCGAACGAGCCAGAGCGAACCCTTTAGGTACCTTTCGAAGATCATCCATATAGATATGAATCACAATTACGCCTCCGCTTCAAACCAACCACGCACAGTAGCAATTTCTTTTCGGTGACTGCCATCCGCACCCTTCTCCGTTTCCATGACAACAGCTGAGCTTCGTAAAAGCTTGGAGGACAATAAGCTTTTCAGCCCCTGCTCTCCAATATGTCCTTGTCCGATTCCAGCATGTCTGTCGCGTCTTGAGTCGAAAGGAAACTTAGAATCATTTAAATGAACAGCAACAAGATGTGGCCAAAATCCAAGTCGCTCTCCTCGTTCAAGGAAGTCTTCCGTTCGCTCAGGGTTCCAGATACCAGCTGCGTAAGCGTGACAGGTGTCCAAACAAAATCCTATTTTCTCCGAAAATTGGCTAAGCTCTCGAACTTTCACGAGTTCTTCAAGTGTAATTCCTTCATTTCCATGGTTGCCCGCTTGATTCTCTATAAGCAGCTTAGTACGTCCATCCCAGGACTGAAGCACCTCATTCATACATTGTATAATATTTTGATAGCCTTGTAACGGCTCCATTCCACCAAAATGTCCAAAATGAACAACGATGCCTAATGAACCACAAGCTTCTGCAATCTCCAGATCATTTAAGAGAGAGGCTACATAAACCTTTCGCGGAGTAACATCATCTACACCAGCCGCCATGTTAATCCCATAGGGTGTGTGAGCAATCGAAGCAATCCCTTTGTCTTGGCAAAAGAGCGCACAATCCCTCGTA
This genomic stretch from Paenibacillus sp. FSL H7-0737 harbors:
- a CDS encoding SAM-dependent methyltransferase, whose protein sequence is MNDLRQDTEEQNIAPEEEVYSRYICTANHGFAPYAQEELRRLFGAVKSTLLLPGEIFLATLQSEPEEVTRLLTQNLPIFLRHIQPVQFQDEGTMEALQRLAVYLSRHTELVGEKVSLNVRKGDPSFWQDSPGELREWLQEQLQNLGAEFTVQDPAWVISVYADGNALYAGVSRPEANLSSWNGGAIRFRKEDGQISRAKFKLMEAEKEFDIPFYSFRNALDIGASPGGWTSFLLERGMKVTAVDPALMHESLRNYPGLKILRKNAGEVKFRDNEFDLLVCDMSWSPKLMAKLVTGLLHSLSPGGTAIVTVKLMHKKPLAMIKEIIAMFEGERMQIQRAKQLFHNRDEITLYMIKY
- a CDS encoding ABC transporter ATP-binding protein, with the protein product MISLQHLSLRREESLILDDVSLEVKEGENWVILGRNGSGKTTILEMMTGYLFPSKGTVEVLGYKYGQCDIREVRKEIGYIGPSLMEKMSLNDPVWEVVATGAYAYLRFYETIPTEVKEKAISMLEDMNLGNMAFHPFGTLSQGERKKAMLARCLMADPKLLIMDEPCAGLDLYEREKMLAEIDKLRQRNVSVVYVTHHVEEIVPLFTHVALIREGKLAGSGPKEEVLTKEMILATYDIPVDVEWDSGRPWIKIRPGGKTI
- a CDS encoding thioredoxin family protein, whose product is MKVMNEVELLEALKSSGEPLVVFLHTPLCGTCKAAERMLEVAAHLLPAELQMVAGNVNMLPNLVQQYRITSVPALLVASAERENDPKVYYSMVSVERVLEYIRSVIS
- a CDS encoding cyclic-phosphate processing receiver domain-containing protein gives rise to the protein MIHIYMDDLRKVPKGFALARSTEECLLMLRECEVDILSLDYDMGPGDYSGGEVARRIVLEGLFPREIYLHTSSLWGRKEMYEILYTAKPEGMLLVNGPLSSDKLRDIAEETDLK
- a CDS encoding deoxyribonuclease IV; this encodes MGERLSKQSSLDAKCFIAQTVSMTNSSKIGAHVSIRGGYGRAARFAWESGATCFQYFPKNPRSLKLKQVDVRDTRDCALFCQDKGIASIAHTPYGINMAAGVDDVTPRKVYVASLLNDLEIAEACGSLGIVVHFGHFGGMEPLQGYQNIIQCMNEVLQSWDGRTKLLIENQAGNHGNEGITLEELVKVRELSQFSEKIGFCLDTCHAYAAGIWNPERTEDFLERGERLGFWPHLVAVHLNDSKFPFDSRRDRHAGIGQGHIGEQGLKSLLSSKLLRSSAVVMETEKGADGSHRKEIATVRGWFEAEA